A window from Rhea pennata isolate bPtePen1 chromosome 1, bPtePen1.pri, whole genome shotgun sequence encodes these proteins:
- the KEL gene encoding kell blood group glycoprotein isoform X2, which produces MTTLPEACDLELRADAKKEKCPQGKSLLLCALLISIVLGFTMLIAHTMMSCGLGSCDAEVDLALLARLLSSRNDTVDPCKDFYKYACGSWEGKRSSRTTEESLNVFDLLLEENQLILKKLLEAQQFGVRSSAKEKAILFYRSCMDAQRIESQGTQPLKGLLNQVGGWNITGIRKAKDFNKTLQTLMSKYNTFPFFRVHVGPSPSDPNTNIIQIDHPEFEMPPESKFKEKKKYLEVLRVYLSYLEKLGHLLGGPQDVPPGSFSLTLSFISNLQRAVTPLQERQQRGMLFYRTTIRELQEKAPAIDWLQCLQAIFQLVPVNLSQPVAVHDMDYLQNMSRLIEQWQKERVLHIYMIVCLVGNLSPALDSRFQDARLELSKVLHGKTVSRMLPEERWRKCLSETGSFFEPVLGQMVVKEIFPQQNKKLAEQMFSEIQHALYGQLHRLKWMDEQTRLEAKVLVSKLQVEIGYPAHILQTAKVNLEYQNLEINQETFLLNVVACLKALRETSYKKLLQHHSQDNWKISPWDVHSYYSLRHHMVVFPAGMFRSPFFNPEFPSAVNFGAIGVFMAHELLHAFYSYVLPGGCPTCNRSALQQAIDCLVKQYESYSMFGFKINGTFTLLENTADNGGLAVAYQTMCGYQDPENLQSYVHTDPHSPLPLRVCGPVSNSQDFAKHFHCPSRSPMNPAKKCHIW; this is translated from the exons ATGACAACTCTTCCAGAG gcCTGTGACCTGGAGCTGAGAGCAGAtgcaaagaaggagaaatgtCCTCAAGGGAAAAGCCTACTTCTGTGTGCACTGCTGATCAGTATTGTCCTGGGCTTTACAATGCTTATTGCCCACACAATGATGAGCTGTGGTCTAG GATCTTGTGATGCTGAGGTGGATCTTGCACTATTGGCCAGACTCTTGAGTTCTAGGAATGACACAGTAGACCCCTGCAAGGATTTCTACAAATATGCCTGCGGCAGCTGGGAAGGCAAACGCTCGAGCAGAACCACAGAAGAATCATTAAATGTCTTTGATTTATTGTTGGAAGAAAACCAGCTGATCCTGAAAAAACTTTTAG aggCCCAACAGTTTGGGGTAAGAAGCTCAGCTAAGGAGAAAGCAATCCTGTTCTACCGATCTTGCATGGATGCTCAACGAATAGAATCCCAAGGAACTCAGCCACTGAAGGGCCTCCTAAATCAG GTTGGTGGATGGAATATCACAGGCATtaggaaagcaaaagattttaaCAAAACTCTTCAGACTCTCATGAGCAAATACAACACCTTTCCCTTTTTCAGAGTCCATGTGGGGCCTAGCCCCTCTGACCCAAACACCAATATAATTCAG ATTGACCATCCTGAGTTTGAGATGCCACCTGAGAGtaaattcaaagagaaaaaaaaatatcttgag GTTCTCCGTGTGTATCTCTCTTATTTGGAGAAATTAGGGCACCTACTTGGAGGGCCACAGGATGTTCCTCCTGGCTCTTTTTCCCTTACCTTGTCCTTCATCTCTAACCTCCAGCGAGCTGTCACACCACTGCAGGAAAGGCAGCAAAGAGGCATGCTGTTCTATCGCACTACCATTAGGGAGCTACAG GAAAAGGCACCCGCAATCGACTGGCTGCAGTGTCTCCAGGCAATCTTCCAACTTGTGCCAGTGAACCTCTCTCAGCCAGTCGCAGTGCATGACATGGATTACTTGCAAAACATGTCACGGCTTATTGAACAATGGCAGAAGGAAAG GGTCCTTCACATCTACATGATTGTTTGTCTGGTTGGAAATCTCTCCCCAGCCCTTGACAGTCGATTCCAAGATGCACGCCTGGAGCTATCTAAGGTTCTTCATGGAAAAACGGTATCTAGAATG CTCCCTGAAGAGCGctggaggaagtgcttgagTGAAACCGGTTCTTTCTTTGAACCAGTCCTAGGGCAGATGGTCGTGAAAGAAATTTTCCCTCAACAGAACAAGAAACTT GCTGAACAGATGTTCTCTGAGATCCAGCATGCCCTCTATGGCCAACTGCATCGATTGAAATGGATGGATGAGCAGACCCGCCTAGAGGCTAAAGTTCTG GTTTCCAAACTACAAGTGGAAATTGGCTATCCAGCTCACATACTCCAAACTGCCAAAGTGAACCTGGAATACCAGAAT TTGGAGATAAATCAAGAAACGTTTCTCCTCAATGTGGTGGCTTGCTTGAAGGCACTGAGGGAGACTTCCTACAAGAAACTCCTTCAGCATCACTCACAGGATAA TTGGAAGATTTCCCCCTGGGATGTCCATTCATACTACTCGCTAAGGCACCATATGGTGGTCTTCCCTGCTGGAATGTTTCGCAGCCCTTTTTTCAACCCAGAGTTTCCCAG tgctgtgaaCTTTGGAGCCATTGGGGTCTTCATGGCACATGAACTTCTTCATGCATTCTATAGTTATG tGCTACCTGGGGGCTGTCCTACCTGCAACAGGAGTGCACTACAGCAAGCTATAGATTGCTTGGTAAAACAGTATGAAAGCTACTCCATGTTTGGCTTTAAGATCAATGGGACTTTTACTCTGTTGGAGAATACAGCTGACAATGGAGGGCTTGCCGTTGCTTACCAG aCAATGTGTGGATACCAGGATCCTGAGAACCTGCAGTCTTATGTGCACACAGATCCGCACAGCCCCTTGCCACTTCGTGTTTGTGGGCCTGTCAGCAATAGCCAGGACTTTGCCAAACACTTCCACTGCCCCAGCAGATCACCAATGAACCCAGCTAAGAAGTGCCACATCTGGTAA
- the TAS2R40 gene encoding LOW QUALITY PROTEIN: taste receptor type 2 member 40 (The sequence of the model RefSeq protein was modified relative to this genomic sequence to represent the inferred CDS: inserted 4 bases in 4 codons; deleted 1 base in 1 codon; substituted 2 bases at 2 genomic stop codons) — MTSVACGIKQLEEYAYSYERQSARGLSGVHEKLGKNYEFLRVAIPTLFYLIFLIIAIVESMAGLLANGTVLSVSSTSCMRSKILSSYDMIMIFLHLSRFCFQSWMMLNLFLSLVYPASXYMENXFFSFKTVFVFLNYSICWFTAWLSIFYCTKVAIFTQSFFIQVKQRISSLMAWILITSSLFSFATCLPFFWDIYNVHNNXTTPLTVTNSSESKATMKTSLFLLILVCNTGIALPLIXFVVSSILLIXRQMQNNATGLKDLCLEAQIGAIKPVFSFLILYVIHFIALVLISSNMFLPFSIWEAICVAACPAEHSIILIWSNPKFXKLPVRIWHHTNCQMRPRSM; from the exons ATGACCAGTGTGGCTTGTGGAATAAAGCAACTTGAAGAATATGCCTATTCATATGAGAGACAGTCTGCCAGAG GGCTTTCAGGAGTCCATGAAAAGCTGGGTAAAAATTATGAGTTCTTGAGAGTTGCTATTCCCactttattttatcttatttttctcataattGCTATAGTTGAATCCATGGCAGGACTACTAGCAAATGGAACTGTCTTGTCTGTCAGTTCAACTAGCTGCATGAGGAGCAAAATATTGTCCTCCTATGACATGATTATGATCTTTCTGCATTTATCCAGGTTCTGTTTTCAGTCCTGGATGATGCTCAATTTGTTCCTAAGTTTGGTCTACCCAGCTTCCtaatatatggaaa aatttttttctttcaagacaGTTTTTGTCTTCCTGAATTACTCCATCTGCTGGTTTACTGCCTGGCTTAGCATCTTCTATTGTACCAAGGTTGCCATTTTTACACAGTCTTTCTTTATCCAGGTGAAGCAAAGAATTTCCAGTCTTATGGCCTGGATACTAATAacatcatctctt ttttcctttgcaacctgtcttcctttcttctgggaTATCTACAATGTGCACAACA TTACTACACCATTAACTGTGACAAactcttcagaaagcaaagccaCAATGAAAactagtttgtttttattgattCTTGTCTGTAACACTGGCATAGCCTTGCCTTTGA GTTTTGTTGTTTCAAGTATTCTGTTAA AGAGACAGATGCAAAATAATGCAACTGGCCTCAAGGATCTGTGCTTAGAGGCCCAGATAGGTGCCATAAAGCCAgtcttctccttcctcatcctGTATGTTatacattttattgctttggTTCTCATTTCTTCCAACATGTTTTTACCTTTCAGCATCTGGGAAGCCATATGTGTAGCTGCCTGTCCTGCAGAACACTCTATAATCTTAATCTGGAGTAACCCCAAATTTTGAAAGCTGCCAGTTAGGATTTGGCACCACACAAACTGTCAAATGAGACCTAGATCCATGTAA
- the KEL gene encoding kell blood group glycoprotein isoform X3, translating into MTTLPEACDLELRADAKKEKCPQGKSLLLCALLISIVLGFTMLIAHTMMSCGLEAQQFGVRSSAKEKAILFYRSCMDAQRIESQGTQPLKGLLNQVGGWNITGIRKAKDFNKTLQTLMSKYNTFPFFRVHVGPSPSDPNTNIIQIDHPEFEMPPESKFKEKKKYLEVLRVYLSYLEKLGHLLGGPQDVPPGSFSLTLSFISNLQRAVTPLQERQQRGMLFYRTTIRELQEKAPAIDWLQCLQAIFQLVPVNLSQPVAVHDMDYLQNMSRLIEQWQKERVLHIYMIVCLVGNLSPALDSRFQDARLELSKVLHGKTVSRMLPEERWRKCLSETGSFFEPVLGQMVVKEIFPQQNKKLAEQMFSEIQHALYGQLHRLKWMDEQTRLEAKVLVSKLQVEIGYPAHILQTAKVNLEYQNLEINQETFLLNVVACLKALRETSYKKLLQHHSQDNWKISPWDVHSYYSLRHHMVVFPAGMFRSPFFNPEFPSAVNFGAIGVFMAHELLHAFYSYVLPGGCPTCNRSALQQAIDCLVKQYESYSMFGFKINGTFTLLENTADNGGLAVAYQAYKNWLKKHRQEKDLPKIGLSHDQLFYLSFAHTMCGYQDPENLQSYVHTDPHSPLPLRVCGPVSNSQDFAKHFHCPSRSPMNPAKKCHIW; encoded by the exons ATGACAACTCTTCCAGAG gcCTGTGACCTGGAGCTGAGAGCAGAtgcaaagaaggagaaatgtCCTCAAGGGAAAAGCCTACTTCTGTGTGCACTGCTGATCAGTATTGTCCTGGGCTTTACAATGCTTATTGCCCACACAATGATGAGCTGTGGTCTAG aggCCCAACAGTTTGGGGTAAGAAGCTCAGCTAAGGAGAAAGCAATCCTGTTCTACCGATCTTGCATGGATGCTCAACGAATAGAATCCCAAGGAACTCAGCCACTGAAGGGCCTCCTAAATCAG GTTGGTGGATGGAATATCACAGGCATtaggaaagcaaaagattttaaCAAAACTCTTCAGACTCTCATGAGCAAATACAACACCTTTCCCTTTTTCAGAGTCCATGTGGGGCCTAGCCCCTCTGACCCAAACACCAATATAATTCAG ATTGACCATCCTGAGTTTGAGATGCCACCTGAGAGtaaattcaaagagaaaaaaaaatatcttgag GTTCTCCGTGTGTATCTCTCTTATTTGGAGAAATTAGGGCACCTACTTGGAGGGCCACAGGATGTTCCTCCTGGCTCTTTTTCCCTTACCTTGTCCTTCATCTCTAACCTCCAGCGAGCTGTCACACCACTGCAGGAAAGGCAGCAAAGAGGCATGCTGTTCTATCGCACTACCATTAGGGAGCTACAG GAAAAGGCACCCGCAATCGACTGGCTGCAGTGTCTCCAGGCAATCTTCCAACTTGTGCCAGTGAACCTCTCTCAGCCAGTCGCAGTGCATGACATGGATTACTTGCAAAACATGTCACGGCTTATTGAACAATGGCAGAAGGAAAG GGTCCTTCACATCTACATGATTGTTTGTCTGGTTGGAAATCTCTCCCCAGCCCTTGACAGTCGATTCCAAGATGCACGCCTGGAGCTATCTAAGGTTCTTCATGGAAAAACGGTATCTAGAATG CTCCCTGAAGAGCGctggaggaagtgcttgagTGAAACCGGTTCTTTCTTTGAACCAGTCCTAGGGCAGATGGTCGTGAAAGAAATTTTCCCTCAACAGAACAAGAAACTT GCTGAACAGATGTTCTCTGAGATCCAGCATGCCCTCTATGGCCAACTGCATCGATTGAAATGGATGGATGAGCAGACCCGCCTAGAGGCTAAAGTTCTG GTTTCCAAACTACAAGTGGAAATTGGCTATCCAGCTCACATACTCCAAACTGCCAAAGTGAACCTGGAATACCAGAAT TTGGAGATAAATCAAGAAACGTTTCTCCTCAATGTGGTGGCTTGCTTGAAGGCACTGAGGGAGACTTCCTACAAGAAACTCCTTCAGCATCACTCACAGGATAA TTGGAAGATTTCCCCCTGGGATGTCCATTCATACTACTCGCTAAGGCACCATATGGTGGTCTTCCCTGCTGGAATGTTTCGCAGCCCTTTTTTCAACCCAGAGTTTCCCAG tgctgtgaaCTTTGGAGCCATTGGGGTCTTCATGGCACATGAACTTCTTCATGCATTCTATAGTTATG tGCTACCTGGGGGCTGTCCTACCTGCAACAGGAGTGCACTACAGCAAGCTATAGATTGCTTGGTAAAACAGTATGAAAGCTACTCCATGTTTGGCTTTAAGATCAATGGGACTTTTACTCTGTTGGAGAATACAGCTGACAATGGAGGGCTTGCCGTTGCTTACCAG GCCTATAAGAATTGGCTGAAAAAGCACAGACAAGAGAAGGATTTACCTAAGATCGGACTTTCACATGATCAGCTCTTTTACCTCAGTTTTGCTCAT aCAATGTGTGGATACCAGGATCCTGAGAACCTGCAGTCTTATGTGCACACAGATCCGCACAGCCCCTTGCCACTTCGTGTTTGTGGGCCTGTCAGCAATAGCCAGGACTTTGCCAAACACTTCCACTGCCCCAGCAGATCACCAATGAACCCAGCTAAGAAGTGCCACATCTGGTAA
- the KEL gene encoding kell blood group glycoprotein isoform X1 has product MTTLPEACDLELRADAKKEKCPQGKSLLLCALLISIVLGFTMLIAHTMMSCGLGSCDAEVDLALLARLLSSRNDTVDPCKDFYKYACGSWEGKRSSRTTEESLNVFDLLLEENQLILKKLLEAQQFGVRSSAKEKAILFYRSCMDAQRIESQGTQPLKGLLNQVGGWNITGIRKAKDFNKTLQTLMSKYNTFPFFRVHVGPSPSDPNTNIIQIDHPEFEMPPESKFKEKKKYLEVLRVYLSYLEKLGHLLGGPQDVPPGSFSLTLSFISNLQRAVTPLQERQQRGMLFYRTTIRELQEKAPAIDWLQCLQAIFQLVPVNLSQPVAVHDMDYLQNMSRLIEQWQKERVLHIYMIVCLVGNLSPALDSRFQDARLELSKVLHGKTVSRMLPEERWRKCLSETGSFFEPVLGQMVVKEIFPQQNKKLAEQMFSEIQHALYGQLHRLKWMDEQTRLEAKVLVSKLQVEIGYPAHILQTAKVNLEYQNLEINQETFLLNVVACLKALRETSYKKLLQHHSQDNWKISPWDVHSYYSLRHHMVVFPAGMFRSPFFNPEFPSAVNFGAIGVFMAHELLHAFYSYVLPGGCPTCNRSALQQAIDCLVKQYESYSMFGFKINGTFTLLENTADNGGLAVAYQAYKNWLKKHRQEKDLPKIGLSHDQLFYLSFAHTMCGYQDPENLQSYVHTDPHSPLPLRVCGPVSNSQDFAKHFHCPSRSPMNPAKKCHIW; this is encoded by the exons ATGACAACTCTTCCAGAG gcCTGTGACCTGGAGCTGAGAGCAGAtgcaaagaaggagaaatgtCCTCAAGGGAAAAGCCTACTTCTGTGTGCACTGCTGATCAGTATTGTCCTGGGCTTTACAATGCTTATTGCCCACACAATGATGAGCTGTGGTCTAG GATCTTGTGATGCTGAGGTGGATCTTGCACTATTGGCCAGACTCTTGAGTTCTAGGAATGACACAGTAGACCCCTGCAAGGATTTCTACAAATATGCCTGCGGCAGCTGGGAAGGCAAACGCTCGAGCAGAACCACAGAAGAATCATTAAATGTCTTTGATTTATTGTTGGAAGAAAACCAGCTGATCCTGAAAAAACTTTTAG aggCCCAACAGTTTGGGGTAAGAAGCTCAGCTAAGGAGAAAGCAATCCTGTTCTACCGATCTTGCATGGATGCTCAACGAATAGAATCCCAAGGAACTCAGCCACTGAAGGGCCTCCTAAATCAG GTTGGTGGATGGAATATCACAGGCATtaggaaagcaaaagattttaaCAAAACTCTTCAGACTCTCATGAGCAAATACAACACCTTTCCCTTTTTCAGAGTCCATGTGGGGCCTAGCCCCTCTGACCCAAACACCAATATAATTCAG ATTGACCATCCTGAGTTTGAGATGCCACCTGAGAGtaaattcaaagagaaaaaaaaatatcttgag GTTCTCCGTGTGTATCTCTCTTATTTGGAGAAATTAGGGCACCTACTTGGAGGGCCACAGGATGTTCCTCCTGGCTCTTTTTCCCTTACCTTGTCCTTCATCTCTAACCTCCAGCGAGCTGTCACACCACTGCAGGAAAGGCAGCAAAGAGGCATGCTGTTCTATCGCACTACCATTAGGGAGCTACAG GAAAAGGCACCCGCAATCGACTGGCTGCAGTGTCTCCAGGCAATCTTCCAACTTGTGCCAGTGAACCTCTCTCAGCCAGTCGCAGTGCATGACATGGATTACTTGCAAAACATGTCACGGCTTATTGAACAATGGCAGAAGGAAAG GGTCCTTCACATCTACATGATTGTTTGTCTGGTTGGAAATCTCTCCCCAGCCCTTGACAGTCGATTCCAAGATGCACGCCTGGAGCTATCTAAGGTTCTTCATGGAAAAACGGTATCTAGAATG CTCCCTGAAGAGCGctggaggaagtgcttgagTGAAACCGGTTCTTTCTTTGAACCAGTCCTAGGGCAGATGGTCGTGAAAGAAATTTTCCCTCAACAGAACAAGAAACTT GCTGAACAGATGTTCTCTGAGATCCAGCATGCCCTCTATGGCCAACTGCATCGATTGAAATGGATGGATGAGCAGACCCGCCTAGAGGCTAAAGTTCTG GTTTCCAAACTACAAGTGGAAATTGGCTATCCAGCTCACATACTCCAAACTGCCAAAGTGAACCTGGAATACCAGAAT TTGGAGATAAATCAAGAAACGTTTCTCCTCAATGTGGTGGCTTGCTTGAAGGCACTGAGGGAGACTTCCTACAAGAAACTCCTTCAGCATCACTCACAGGATAA TTGGAAGATTTCCCCCTGGGATGTCCATTCATACTACTCGCTAAGGCACCATATGGTGGTCTTCCCTGCTGGAATGTTTCGCAGCCCTTTTTTCAACCCAGAGTTTCCCAG tgctgtgaaCTTTGGAGCCATTGGGGTCTTCATGGCACATGAACTTCTTCATGCATTCTATAGTTATG tGCTACCTGGGGGCTGTCCTACCTGCAACAGGAGTGCACTACAGCAAGCTATAGATTGCTTGGTAAAACAGTATGAAAGCTACTCCATGTTTGGCTTTAAGATCAATGGGACTTTTACTCTGTTGGAGAATACAGCTGACAATGGAGGGCTTGCCGTTGCTTACCAG GCCTATAAGAATTGGCTGAAAAAGCACAGACAAGAGAAGGATTTACCTAAGATCGGACTTTCACATGATCAGCTCTTTTACCTCAGTTTTGCTCAT aCAATGTGTGGATACCAGGATCCTGAGAACCTGCAGTCTTATGTGCACACAGATCCGCACAGCCCCTTGCCACTTCGTGTTTGTGGGCCTGTCAGCAATAGCCAGGACTTTGCCAAACACTTCCACTGCCCCAGCAGATCACCAATGAACCCAGCTAAGAAGTGCCACATCTGGTAA
- the KEL gene encoding kell blood group glycoprotein isoform X4, which produces MTTLPEACDLELRADAKKEKCPQGKSLLLCALLISIVLGFTMLIAHTMMSCGLGSCDAEVDLALLARLLSSRNDTVDPCKDFYKYACGSWEGKRSSRTTEESLNVFDLLLEENQLILKKLLEAQQFGVRSSAKEKAILFYRSCMDAQRIESQGTQPLKGLLNQVGGWNITGIRKAKDFNKTLQTLMSKYNTFPFFRVHVGPSPSDPNTNIIQIDHPEFEMPPESKFKEKKKYLEVLRVYLSYLEKLGHLLGGPQDVPPGSFSLTLSFISNLQRAVTPLQERQQRGMLFYRTTIRELQEKAPAIDWLQCLQAIFQLVPVNLSQPVAVHDMDYLQNMSRLIEQWQKERVLHIYMIVCLVGNLSPALDSRFQDARLELSKVLHGKTVSRMLPEERWRKCLSETGSFFEPVLGQMVVKEIFPQQNKKLAEQMFSEIQHALYGQLHRLKWMDEQTRLEAKVLVSKLQVEIGYPAHILQTAKVNLEYQNLEINQETFLLNVVACLKALRETSYKKLLQHHSQDNWKISPWDVHSYYSLRHHMVVFPAGMFRSPFFNPEFPSAVNFGAIGVFMAHELLHAFYSYGFFFPCSATWGLSYLQQECTTASYRLLGKTV; this is translated from the exons ATGACAACTCTTCCAGAG gcCTGTGACCTGGAGCTGAGAGCAGAtgcaaagaaggagaaatgtCCTCAAGGGAAAAGCCTACTTCTGTGTGCACTGCTGATCAGTATTGTCCTGGGCTTTACAATGCTTATTGCCCACACAATGATGAGCTGTGGTCTAG GATCTTGTGATGCTGAGGTGGATCTTGCACTATTGGCCAGACTCTTGAGTTCTAGGAATGACACAGTAGACCCCTGCAAGGATTTCTACAAATATGCCTGCGGCAGCTGGGAAGGCAAACGCTCGAGCAGAACCACAGAAGAATCATTAAATGTCTTTGATTTATTGTTGGAAGAAAACCAGCTGATCCTGAAAAAACTTTTAG aggCCCAACAGTTTGGGGTAAGAAGCTCAGCTAAGGAGAAAGCAATCCTGTTCTACCGATCTTGCATGGATGCTCAACGAATAGAATCCCAAGGAACTCAGCCACTGAAGGGCCTCCTAAATCAG GTTGGTGGATGGAATATCACAGGCATtaggaaagcaaaagattttaaCAAAACTCTTCAGACTCTCATGAGCAAATACAACACCTTTCCCTTTTTCAGAGTCCATGTGGGGCCTAGCCCCTCTGACCCAAACACCAATATAATTCAG ATTGACCATCCTGAGTTTGAGATGCCACCTGAGAGtaaattcaaagagaaaaaaaaatatcttgag GTTCTCCGTGTGTATCTCTCTTATTTGGAGAAATTAGGGCACCTACTTGGAGGGCCACAGGATGTTCCTCCTGGCTCTTTTTCCCTTACCTTGTCCTTCATCTCTAACCTCCAGCGAGCTGTCACACCACTGCAGGAAAGGCAGCAAAGAGGCATGCTGTTCTATCGCACTACCATTAGGGAGCTACAG GAAAAGGCACCCGCAATCGACTGGCTGCAGTGTCTCCAGGCAATCTTCCAACTTGTGCCAGTGAACCTCTCTCAGCCAGTCGCAGTGCATGACATGGATTACTTGCAAAACATGTCACGGCTTATTGAACAATGGCAGAAGGAAAG GGTCCTTCACATCTACATGATTGTTTGTCTGGTTGGAAATCTCTCCCCAGCCCTTGACAGTCGATTCCAAGATGCACGCCTGGAGCTATCTAAGGTTCTTCATGGAAAAACGGTATCTAGAATG CTCCCTGAAGAGCGctggaggaagtgcttgagTGAAACCGGTTCTTTCTTTGAACCAGTCCTAGGGCAGATGGTCGTGAAAGAAATTTTCCCTCAACAGAACAAGAAACTT GCTGAACAGATGTTCTCTGAGATCCAGCATGCCCTCTATGGCCAACTGCATCGATTGAAATGGATGGATGAGCAGACCCGCCTAGAGGCTAAAGTTCTG GTTTCCAAACTACAAGTGGAAATTGGCTATCCAGCTCACATACTCCAAACTGCCAAAGTGAACCTGGAATACCAGAAT TTGGAGATAAATCAAGAAACGTTTCTCCTCAATGTGGTGGCTTGCTTGAAGGCACTGAGGGAGACTTCCTACAAGAAACTCCTTCAGCATCACTCACAGGATAA TTGGAAGATTTCCCCCTGGGATGTCCATTCATACTACTCGCTAAGGCACCATATGGTGGTCTTCCCTGCTGGAATGTTTCGCAGCCCTTTTTTCAACCCAGAGTTTCCCAG tgctgtgaaCTTTGGAGCCATTGGGGTCTTCATGGCACATGAACTTCTTCATGCATTCTATAGTTATG gattttttttcccatgcagtGCTACCTGGGGGCTGTCCTACCTGCAACAGGAGTGCACTACAGCAAGCTATAGATTGCTTGGTAAAACAGTATGA